DNA from Toxoplasma gondii ME49 chromosome X, whole genome shotgun sequence:
TGCTGTGCTGTGTttgtttattcgatttgagcTACACAGTTCCGGATCGGGTGCTGGAAGTCTCGAATAAAGGAGAACTCTATGACATGCACTGAGTGGCAGATAGGAAACCTCACTGTGCAGGCAATGCCTCGGTTTAGACGGCAAAAAAGCAGGGTGTACTGATTTGTTTCGTCTCGAAGAGTGTCCCCACAAATGCATGTGCGGGCGAACACGACGACCTGCGATCAGTGACGGAAGTGGTGAACAGTAGCGAAAAACACCCCtgtgaggagagacacggatGATTTGTTTGCGCAAAAACGTCACGCGCAAAACTGTGCGTAGAAATTCAGGAAGAAGCATGACCTCAGAGGGTAAACCTGCCTGTCACCTCAAGCACGAAAGGTTGTTGCACCACCTTTGCCACCTTCCTGTTCCGCGATCCGCGACTATCTGTTTGAAACGCATTCGGACGCTCTGAGTCAGTCGGCAGTGGGAACTCCGGTTGTCGTCTGGCGGCGGTTCGATAGAGAAGCTTCTGGAGGAGGTAGCGGTTACGCTCCACAAGCGGACCATGTCTCAAATGGTGGAGTAGGTATTCGGTAAATGGTTTCCTGTGATGAGGTTGACGCCCTGGAATGCATTTGCGGCCGGTACCGACAGCCGAGAGCCAGAAACGAAGGCGCAACATTGCCAGGGTGTCAAGTGAAAGTCGAATCCGAGTTAGGGCTGCTTGCCGGCGAATAGCATCGCTTGCTGGAATACACTTTCGGCCTTCAATTGGAAGAGTGAATCGAAACAGGGAAGCAAGGGTAGTGTTTTTTTTTTGCTGTTGTGGGGCACAAAACGCGGCTAACAGAGCGAGTCGAAAAGGACAGGGGGCTTGCTCGACTGAGACAGAAGGATATTCGGATCTCCTTCACTGAACGTGTGCACAGACGTTGTCAGTCACCCGTGTGTTAAGAGTCGACTGCCGCCTGAGCATTATGAGGCAAGCAAAAAACAGATATAGTTTTGCTCGGACCCGAGACCTAACGAGGGAACAAAAAACACTCATTGCGAGAGATGACGGAAATGAGGAACTGGGTCAATTTTGCTACGAACCCTTTGTGCAACGATGTAGTCCAGCAAAGTCTCTGCAGACTGGCGCCTATGTTAAAGCGAATGCATTTTCCAAAAATGACTGTGCTTCCATGTCTTCTCATTTTGGACCATTACCCCGACATCGAAGGGTCACCGTCGGGTGCTCCTGTCCCAGAACCGGGTTCCCTCAAGCTGCCGTGACATACCCCCTGCTCTTCAGCGGTGTGCCCTTCGGGAGtatgttcttctctcctctctccttgcctcGGATTTGGGAGGTCCTCTGCATGTCACAATTTTCGCCGCACTCGAACTCTGTTCTCTCACTTCAACGTGACAACTGCCTCATGGGTCACGGACCCCCACAATGGCGTCTGTCGCGTACGTGGCCGCTGGACACCCTGCGCGGGGTGCCGGCTGGGGGTGCGATGTCGAATTCAGCCGGTGGTTCCTCCGAATttccgcctctgcgtctgagGCGTGTCTGGAATTGCCGCGAGTTATTGGTGAATTGGATCCCATTGTCTTCTGCCAGGTGTCTTGTGGTGGTCTTTTTCAACCGGAGACCAGCATTTGATTTTATTCGTTCGAGAGATAATTCTTTCCTGATTATAtttctcgtcgtctgttTCGGTGACCAGCGACGATTTAGAGGCTCGTTGTCAGACTTGGAAGCCTCTCCGGTAAATTCATTCTCGAGAGTGGAAGCAAACAAAGGCAAAGCCATTTTGTTATTTTCGAAAATGGCGGGCAGAGTCTCTGGAGCTGTTTGTGGCGTGAAGGCTCTTCGATCAGCGGTTCGCGCTGCAGTGGTCATCGGCCTGTTCTGTTTGTCAGGAAGTGGAACGGCAGTGGATgacaagaaagacaaagtCTTTACGTGCTCAACTGTCAAAAAGCAGTCGGTGGTTTCTTTGAAGCTGAAGGACACGAAAATGCCAATCAAGTTCGCATGTCCAAAGGGCTACGATGTGTTTCCATCTATCACAGTGGAGCCCCACCAGTTCTGTAGGGACTCTCTGTGCGAGCAGAAGGCACCATTGGCATCGTCATTCAGCATACAGGAAAGTGAGGCGGAAAcgcagacggaagaagaacggaacTATAATCTCTTAGAAGAGAACCAAGGATTGTCGACGGCCTACAAACTCACCATGAAAGAGCAAGTGGCAGCATCATCAACTCTCTACTTCCAATGCAGGAAAAAAACTGAAGGGAACCAAGCTGAAGGCGTTGAACGAGACGCGTCCAAGCCGGGAAAGTTACATAACGATTCAATACAGTGTGCGTTTCAAGTCGCGGCGTACGGTTCAAAAGCTGCTGCTGAGACATCTGAGAAAGAACGTGAGTCTCGCCACAGTTCGTCTGTAGTGTGTACAGTTTTTCGAGCCTTGGACGCACGACTGCCCTCCAAGGAACTGTTTGTCAGCCTGTAGAGCTCTCCGAGACGATTTGACAGGAATGCAACTGTGTGCACATTCGGTGGTCTGAGCCACGCATTCAGGGATGCCAGCTTTAGGCAATTTGTCCTCAAGAGAGCGTTTTGTCTCCATTCCAAGAGCACCCAGCTTGGTCCTTGATGCATTTCTAGGTAGTGAACAGTGAACCAGGTTGACGAAGAAGTTGCCAATCTACACCTGAGTTGGTCTTGAGTCAGCACCTCTCTCTGATTTGCAACGAACTCAGTTTTCCAACGAGTTCCAGTTTGTCCCATGCTTCGTCAACACAACTTTGGATGCGCACAACCACCTGTGTGCGTGTATTTCTCGTGCGTCAGTTCGTCGGGCAAACTTATCTGGCAGATTCGACAAAAAGTTATTTGATTTGTCCTGTGAGTACCTTTTCCTTTCAGACGAGTGTAAACTGAACACCGAACTATCTGCGACCCTGAACACGAGTTCGACGTCGTTCACATTCCGCTGCCCGAAGGATTCGAGACTGCTGCCCGTTAACTTTGACAAGGCTtacgaaggaagagaatgCACGAAAAAAAGGTTTCTGACTCGACTGGGACTGAATGCGTCTCTTTTGGAGGGAAAATCCGTCACTTCGCAGGTGGAAACTGTGGCTGCACAGGTTTCTGAGGAAACATCGCCCGCCTAcacgttttctgtctctgagtTTCCGGAAAAAGATGTACACGTGTGCTACTACTGTGTGAAAGGCGATGTTAAGAAGCAGGAAATTGATGCTCGTGACGAAGTTTGTAAAGCTCTCATTGAGGTCAAAGGAGTGCCCAAACCGGACCAGGGAGCCTCGAGCGGTACTGCAACGTTTTCAACGAATAAGCTGGTTATGGCCGGCGCCATCCTCATTTCCTCCGCTCTCGTCATGAGTATCTCTGCATGAGAGGAGGTGAATTGCATCGGTCAGTGCTCCACCTCGGATATGTCCGTAGAATCATGTATTTGCATCATTGTGCGCAGCGACGAGGGACTTTACATTTGCCGGTGTGTGAAGCGCGTGTGTTGCTGTTCGAATTCGTGGCTGGTTCTCGACCTAGGACACAGTGAAAACGGTTCATTTGCCCGGCATCTCTGAGCATGACGTCTCGAATCAATGTTGCTTCCACAGTTTATGTGCGGTGCCACAGTGTCCGCGACTGTGTTCCCGTTTGAGAGGAGCGGGAT
Protein-coding regions in this window:
- the SRS48Q gene encoding SAG-related sequence SRS48Q (encoded by transcript TGME49_207005~Gene product name based on ToxoDB Community Expert Annotation.~Signal peptide predicted by SignalP 2.0 HMM (probability 0.956) with cleavage site probability 0.574 at residue 36); the encoded protein is MAGRVSGAVCGVKALRSAVRAAVVIGLFCLSGSGTAVDDKKDKVFTCSTVKKQSVVSLKLKDTKMPIKFACPKGYDVFPSITVEPHQFCRDSLCEQKAPLASSFSIQESEAETQTEEERNYNLLEENQGLSTAYKLTMKEQVAASSTLYFQCRKKTEGNQAEGVERDASKPGKLHNDSIQCAFQVAAYGSKAAAETSEKEHECKLNTELSATLNTSSTSFTFRCPKDSRLLPVNFDKAYEGRECTKKRFLTRLGLNASLLEGKSVTSQVETVAAQVSEETSPAYTFSVSEFPEKDVHVCYYCVKGDVKKQEIDARDEVCKALIEVKGVPKPDQGASSGTATFSTNKLVMAGAILISSALVMSISA